From Butyricimonas paravirosa, one genomic window encodes:
- a CDS encoding zinc-dependent metalloprotease encodes MKKWMIVLLAMIIVMPLSSDLYAASKKKKKKGTATATLPAPKKVSPYEKLLKGKNVETSKSDFITLHKVGSKLYFEIPLKYMDREILLASTVTNVTSPEFCDIGYKANNPLHLKFTKRDSSIFLRYVSTGVTTDNLQKAMNNVYGDPILYAYDVKAYNPDSTAVVIDMTTLFTTNVKDLSFFADAMMGGMVKISSSFKKEASYLDEIKAFDDNLSVKTVMSYGVSLSVMGMMKLMDDYPFTATVTRSILLLPEDKMIPRISDSRVGIFNSTKTRLSITKEDEIGNYSVAHRWRLEPKDVEAYKRGELVEPVKQIVFYVDDAFPELWKEPIRQAVTTWNAAFEKIGFKNVMVAKDFPKDDPDFDPDNLKYSCIRYVANSTANAMGPSWTDPTTGEIINASVLVYGNIIQLINNWRFVQTAQLDPSVRGKKLPDDVVKASLIYVVAHEVGHCLGFMHNMASSAAFPVDSLRSASFTQKYGTTPCIMDYARFNYVAQPGDKGVKLTPPNLGVYDEFLIKWNYQYIPGTRDEWEEQPIVEQWVDEHAGDPIYRYGRQQIQSRYDPSAIEEDLGDDPMKASEYGVKNLKYILSNLQGWINDDPDYSHRQALYGQIMTQYYRYLKNVMYNIGGIYLTEVKEGTPGKRYEAVPKARQKASMAWVLKQFKSMDWLNNAELKAHFPLSVDGSAIVRSRVAGDIQGLIGNVILSSHVASSPYSINEFMTDLYNGTWSNLLQGKVLTEGDKILQNTMVDMVCASLNDGGAKKSASPFGFVPSVDEIVAYGLDESGLISRFADQFRAVDEEYGRGYVASNMVADQFGTPGYGWQRTVATTAIDDSKAYLQDMAVKSRNLLRSKIGGMSGNAKVHYQSLLIKLNNALKDKL; translated from the coding sequence ATGAAAAAATGGATGATTGTATTGTTGGCAATGATTATTGTCATGCCGTTGTCGTCAGACCTGTATGCGGCGAGTAAGAAGAAAAAGAAAAAAGGAACCGCCACGGCAACTCTGCCGGCCCCTAAGAAAGTAAGTCCTTACGAGAAGTTATTGAAGGGGAAGAACGTGGAGACTTCAAAAAGTGATTTTATCACGTTGCATAAAGTAGGCAGTAAATTGTATTTCGAGATACCCTTGAAGTACATGGATCGTGAGATATTACTGGCGTCAACCGTGACGAACGTGACTTCTCCGGAATTTTGTGACATCGGTTACAAGGCGAATAATCCCTTGCATCTGAAATTCACGAAACGGGACAGTTCTATTTTTCTGCGTTACGTGTCAACGGGCGTGACGACCGATAATTTGCAAAAGGCGATGAATAACGTGTATGGAGACCCGATCCTGTATGCCTATGACGTCAAGGCGTATAACCCGGACAGTACGGCCGTGGTGATTGACATGACCACGCTGTTCACAACAAACGTGAAAGATTTGAGTTTTTTCGCGGATGCCATGATGGGGGGAATGGTGAAAATCTCTTCTTCTTTTAAAAAAGAGGCATCTTACTTGGACGAGATCAAGGCTTTCGATGATAACCTGAGCGTGAAGACGGTGATGTCTTACGGGGTGTCGTTGAGCGTGATGGGTATGATGAAATTGATGGATGATTATCCTTTCACGGCCACGGTGACCCGTTCGATCTTGCTTTTGCCGGAAGATAAGATGATTCCCCGAATCTCGGATTCCCGCGTGGGGATTTTCAACAGTACGAAAACCCGTCTTTCTATCACGAAGGAGGATGAAATCGGGAATTATTCCGTGGCTCATCGCTGGAGATTGGAACCGAAGGACGTGGAGGCTTACAAACGGGGCGAGCTGGTGGAGCCCGTGAAACAGATTGTGTTTTACGTGGATGACGCTTTCCCGGAATTGTGGAAAGAACCGATTCGTCAGGCGGTGACTACCTGGAACGCCGCTTTCGAGAAAATCGGTTTTAAAAACGTGATGGTTGCGAAGGATTTCCCGAAGGATGATCCCGATTTTGACCCGGATAACTTGAAATATTCCTGTATTCGTTACGTGGCTAATTCCACGGCTAATGCAATGGGACCCTCTTGGACAGACCCGACGACGGGTGAGATTATTAATGCCTCCGTGTTGGTTTACGGTAATATCATCCAGTTGATCAATAACTGGCGTTTCGTGCAGACCGCCCAACTTGATCCTTCCGTGAGAGGCAAGAAATTGCCGGATGACGTGGTGAAAGCCTCTTTGATCTACGTGGTGGCACACGAAGTAGGGCATTGCTTGGGATTCATGCACAACATGGCCTCTTCGGCAGCTTTCCCGGTTGATTCGTTGCGTTCTGCATCGTTTACTCAAAAATATGGGACGACACCTTGTATTATGGATTACGCTCGTTTCAATTACGTGGCGCAACCCGGGGATAAGGGTGTGAAATTGACTCCCCCGAATTTAGGTGTTTATGACGAGTTCTTGATTAAATGGAATTATCAATATATTCCCGGAACGAGAGACGAGTGGGAGGAACAACCTATCGTGGAACAATGGGTGGACGAACATGCGGGAGACCCGATTTATCGTTATGGTCGCCAACAGATACAAAGCCGTTATGACCCGAGTGCTATCGAGGAAGATTTGGGTGATGACCCGATGAAGGCCAGCGAGTATGGCGTGAAGAATCTGAAGTATATTCTTTCCAACTTGCAAGGATGGATTAATGATGATCCGGATTATTCTCATCGTCAGGCCCTGTATGGTCAGATTATGACACAATATTATCGTTATCTGAAGAACGTGATGTATAATATCGGGGGAATCTATCTGACAGAAGTGAAAGAAGGTACTCCGGGTAAGCGTTATGAGGCTGTGCCGAAAGCTCGTCAGAAAGCATCTATGGCGTGGGTGTTGAAACAGTTTAAATCCATGGATTGGTTGAATAATGCGGAATTGAAGGCTCACTTCCCGTTAAGTGTTGACGGGAGTGCAATTGTTCGGAGTAGAGTGGCCGGGGATATTCAGGGATTGATCGGTAACGTGATTCTTTCTTCTCACGTGGCATCCTCTCCTTACTCGATTAATGAGTTTATGACGGACTTGTATAATGGCACGTGGAGTAACTTGTTACAAGGGAAGGTATTGACAGAGGGAGACAAGATTTTGCAAAACACGATGGTGGATATGGTTTGTGCATCATTGAATGATGGTGGTGCCAAGAAAAGCGCCTCTCCTTTTGGTTTTGTACCTTCTGTTGACGAGATCGTGGCTTACGGGTTGGATGAGAGTGGTTTGATCAGTCGTTTTGCCGACCAGTTCCGTGCGGTTGATGAAGAATATGGCCGGGGATACGTGGCCTCAAACATGGTGGCCGATCAGTTCGGAACTCCCGGTTACGGTTGGCAGAGAACGGTTGCCACGACGGCAATTGACGATTCTAAGGCCTATTTGCAGGATATGGCCGTGAAATCCCGGAATTTATTAAGAAGTAAAATAGGAGGAATGTCCGGAAACGCGAAAGTACATTATCAGTCTCTTCTTATCAAATTAAACAACGCGTTGAAGGACAAACTATAG
- a CDS encoding TlpA disulfide reductase family protein, giving the protein MIKNVCYGLCAIILLVMGCDQKKTYTISGTWENGNGKVVYLKKETREKQFQIIDSAVVKDNQFKMTGDIPQVEKYLLALEKNEQEILLDGEPIEVVATQMTNKNGDKIDAYKMAIQGSHEQKVLEMARGLSMSKSMVGLGGMFAMVQVKDDSVKLDSTYKAVEMMKRAVDERIKNFVDSNSNSLAITYVIGDFIAREYPFEDVERYYNNLTPEVKASYPGQLLKEKMTSLRSINVGGIAPDIDLMAPDGKHVKLSSLRGKYVLLDFWASWCGPCLAEVPNVKAVYEQYKDKGFEIYGVSLDNKKDAWVNAIEKHDLPWIHVSSLKGWECPVAKIYNVTGIPKMYLLDKEGRIVAMDLRGEALKEKMASFFN; this is encoded by the coding sequence ATGATAAAAAATGTATGTTATGGGTTATGTGCCATTATTTTACTAGTTATGGGATGTGACCAAAAAAAGACTTACACGATTTCGGGAACATGGGAGAATGGAAATGGAAAGGTCGTGTATCTGAAAAAGGAAACTAGGGAAAAGCAATTCCAGATTATAGATTCCGCAGTTGTGAAAGATAATCAGTTTAAAATGACGGGGGATATTCCGCAGGTTGAGAAATATTTACTTGCACTTGAGAAAAATGAGCAGGAGATTTTGTTGGATGGGGAACCGATCGAGGTTGTGGCTACCCAGATGACGAATAAAAATGGAGACAAGATTGATGCTTACAAAATGGCAATCCAGGGAAGTCACGAGCAGAAAGTTTTAGAGATGGCTCGGGGACTTTCAATGAGTAAAAGTATGGTCGGATTGGGGGGTATGTTTGCCATGGTACAGGTAAAAGATGATTCCGTGAAACTGGATTCCACGTATAAAGCGGTGGAGATGATGAAAAGAGCGGTTGATGAAAGGATTAAGAATTTCGTGGATTCGAACAGTAATAGCTTGGCGATTACGTATGTGATCGGGGACTTCATTGCTAGGGAATATCCTTTTGAAGACGTGGAGCGCTACTATAACAATCTGACCCCGGAAGTGAAAGCATCCTATCCGGGACAGTTGCTTAAGGAAAAAATGACAAGTTTGCGCTCGATCAACGTGGGTGGCATTGCTCCCGATATTGATTTGATGGCTCCGGATGGAAAACATGTTAAGTTATCTTCATTGAGAGGCAAGTATGTGCTGTTAGATTTCTGGGCATCTTGGTGTGGGCCGTGTTTGGCGGAAGTGCCGAATGTGAAAGCGGTCTATGAGCAATATAAGGACAAAGGGTTCGAGATATATGGTGTGTCATTGGACAACAAGAAAGATGCGTGGGTGAATGCCATTGAAAAGCACGATTTACCTTGGATACACGTCTCTTCTTTAAAGGGATGGGAATGTCCGGTGGCGAAGATTTACAACGTGACGGGAATTCCGAAAATGTATTTGTTGGATAAAGAAGGTCGGATCGTGGCCATGGACTTGAGAGGTGAGGCATTGAAGGAAAAAATGGCGTCTTTTTTTAATTGA
- a CDS encoding thioredoxin fold domain-containing protein encodes MKRLLIICMLVVLGNGVFGQGIEFMDNEPWSKVLQRAKEQNQLIFMDCYTVWCGPCKGLAQDVFPQKQVGDFFNAHFVNVKYDMEKGDGKMLREKYKEYIIGFPTLLLLDGDGNVVHQMAGYQKAENLIAGMKAGMEGKSLPALQKKYEAGVRDFETIRDYVAALNGAFKRENIPTIISEFIATIPMEKLKDKEIWNLVGKYITDPYSEAYQYVFKEIEKYQYRMDVNRYDLERQLADGMGRAVKEIIRVTTSTTDPDTLKMMAEKADILRGMLIQNTVKRFPMLLCKLRINDCRLAGDVEGMYSWIMFADDLNLLNYENDFRGDTYMYITERTKDKKVLNSILDVIGKQQEKEDQVKSDLVKQNYYDLIATLYTRLGRKDKAVDARKKYEQLEEEKKAAMRKLFGADKDKK; translated from the coding sequence ATGAAAAGATTGTTAATCATTTGTATGCTTGTGGTGTTAGGAAACGGCGTTTTCGGACAGGGTATCGAGTTCATGGATAATGAACCGTGGAGCAAGGTTTTACAGCGAGCGAAAGAGCAAAATCAGCTGATATTCATGGATTGTTACACGGTGTGGTGCGGCCCTTGTAAAGGGTTGGCGCAGGATGTTTTCCCGCAGAAACAGGTGGGTGATTTTTTCAATGCCCATTTCGTGAACGTGAAGTATGATATGGAGAAAGGTGATGGGAAAATGTTACGTGAAAAATACAAGGAGTATATCATTGGTTTTCCGACTTTATTATTACTTGATGGTGATGGAAATGTTGTGCATCAAATGGCTGGTTACCAAAAGGCGGAGAACTTGATTGCCGGAATGAAAGCGGGAATGGAGGGGAAATCATTACCGGCCTTGCAGAAAAAGTACGAGGCTGGAGTTCGTGATTTTGAAACGATTCGTGATTACGTGGCAGCATTGAACGGGGCTTTTAAAAGAGAGAATATCCCAACGATTATTTCTGAATTTATTGCGACGATCCCGATGGAGAAACTAAAGGATAAAGAGATTTGGAATCTAGTGGGAAAATATATTACTGATCCTTATTCGGAAGCCTATCAATATGTTTTCAAGGAGATTGAGAAATACCAGTATCGTATGGATGTAAATCGTTACGATTTGGAACGTCAGTTAGCAGATGGAATGGGGAGAGCCGTGAAGGAAATTATAAGAGTCACCACGAGTACGACTGATCCTGACACGTTGAAAATGATGGCAGAGAAAGCAGATATTCTCCGGGGTATGTTGATTCAGAATACCGTAAAACGTTTTCCAATGCTCTTGTGTAAGTTGAGAATTAATGATTGTCGTTTGGCTGGAGACGTGGAGGGTATGTATAGTTGGATCATGTTTGCCGATGATTTGAATTTATTGAATTACGAGAATGATTTTCGGGGAGATACCTATATGTATATCACGGAACGAACCAAGGATAAAAAAGTTTTGAATTCCATATTGGACGTGATCGGCAAACAACAGGAGAAAGAAGATCAAGTGAAGAGTGATCTGGTGAAACAGAATTATTATGATTTGATCGCCACGCTTTACACGAGACTTGGACGAAAGGATAAGGCCGTGGATGCCCGGAAGAAATACGAACAGTTGGAAGAGGAAAAGAAAGCTGCCATGAGAAAATTATTTGGGGCGGATAAGGACAAGAAATGA
- a CDS encoding thioredoxin family protein — MKKLLLVSILIVLRFTVFGQGTEFLEGKKWSDVLKTAQEQGKYIFMDCYTSWCGPCKGLAQNVFPQPKVGAFLNSNFVCCKYDMEKGEGIMLYKKYKDNIPGFPTMLVINPADESIVHKVVGYTEPDALIAALQDGLDGKTLAVFQKRYEAGERSLELIKDYCKALDVAYDQGTKEKIVRDYIESMPLDSLMNKELLELYLPYLNDAYSTQYGYVLKNLDKLQYWLKINRYDIESRLQRAMSDAVREIVNVTLAYTNADTLALMKTKEEKLKKLLQGVSVKGFGELNAKLAINDIRMNGDILALDAILEADKTLQATRDEYSFRPDMYKFMIEHADAGTQKEIIRKYLAIMQEKQDVADERSNGKVTLFTENAYDILAIGYYRLGDKKKSEACAKKFDEYYKLRLVDMKKMFKDEKTQAQIDDEYRQRMNDLHEKIGMK; from the coding sequence ATGAAAAAATTGTTGCTTGTTAGCATACTTATCGTGCTTAGGTTTACTGTTTTTGGACAGGGTACTGAGTTTTTAGAGGGGAAAAAATGGAGTGATGTCTTAAAAACGGCACAAGAACAGGGAAAGTATATTTTTATGGATTGCTACACCTCTTGGTGTGGTCCATGTAAGGGATTGGCACAAAACGTATTCCCGCAACCGAAAGTCGGGGCGTTTTTGAATTCTAACTTCGTGTGTTGCAAGTATGATATGGAAAAGGGAGAGGGGATTATGCTGTACAAGAAGTACAAGGATAACATTCCGGGATTCCCGACGATGTTAGTGATCAATCCTGCCGATGAAAGTATCGTTCATAAAGTTGTGGGATACACGGAACCGGATGCTCTTATTGCGGCTTTGCAGGACGGGTTGGATGGAAAGACGTTGGCTGTATTTCAAAAAAGGTATGAGGCGGGGGAACGTTCTTTGGAATTGATCAAGGATTATTGTAAAGCGCTTGACGTGGCGTATGATCAAGGTACAAAAGAGAAAATCGTGAGAGACTATATTGAATCTATGCCGTTGGACTCATTGATGAATAAAGAGTTGCTGGAATTGTATTTACCTTATTTAAATGATGCTTATTCTACGCAGTACGGGTATGTTCTTAAAAATCTGGATAAGCTCCAATACTGGCTTAAAATAAATCGGTATGATATTGAATCTCGTTTACAGAGGGCTATGTCGGATGCCGTGCGTGAGATCGTGAATGTAACGCTTGCGTATACTAATGCAGACACTTTAGCTTTGATGAAAACGAAAGAAGAAAAGTTGAAAAAATTATTACAGGGAGTGTCCGTGAAAGGTTTTGGTGAATTGAATGCCAAGCTTGCTATTAATGATATACGGATGAATGGAGATATTCTGGCTCTTGATGCGATACTAGAGGCTGATAAGACTTTACAGGCTACAAGAGACGAGTATTCTTTCCGACCGGATATGTACAAATTCATGATTGAACACGCTGATGCCGGAACTCAAAAAGAGATTATCCGGAAATACTTGGCAATCATGCAAGAGAAACAGGATGTTGCAGATGAAAGAAGTAATGGCAAAGTTACTCTTTTTACTGAAAACGCTTACGATATTTTGGCTATCGGGTATTATCGTTTAGGGGATAAGAAAAAGAGTGAGGCGTGTGCGAAAAAATTTGATGAGTATTATAAACTTCGGTTGGTAGATATGAAGAAGATGTTTAAAGATGAGAAAACTCAAGCTCAGATTGATGATGAATATCGTCAGAGAATGAATGATCTTCACGAGAAAATTGGGATGAAGTAA
- a CDS encoding putative zinc-binding metallopeptidase has protein sequence MKNIIIFMLLCFISVSCVDNDDSDIKLDVPSQPELTDKTPVDSKIKKMYENYGCFIHYEFTKEEFTYDWSTHFSTPSYSPAKADKVVDVLDFIEEKVLSIFPTEFCQKYVPLNIYLTDTLMGLYSDWNGHAVNSKLIIGRVGEQFDELDKDELRDAWISIFVERMLAVWPYPTDFAIISDAGYNPSSILSNGTVITYQYVAATTDMVATYAILKFGRRGKYNANGRNMYTTSYAQDFGDYVAFIAFKKPSEKETYYAKNADVKRKVELVKEYFLENFGITLPEATE, from the coding sequence ATGAAAAATATAATCATTTTTATGTTGTTGTGTTTTATATCTGTATCTTGTGTGGATAACGATGATTCTGATATAAAACTGGATGTTCCTTCTCAGCCAGAATTGACGGATAAGACCCCTGTTGATTCGAAGATTAAAAAAATGTATGAAAATTATGGATGTTTCATTCATTATGAATTTACAAAAGAGGAGTTTACTTATGATTGGTCAACACATTTCTCAACGCCGTCTTATTCTCCTGCTAAAGCGGATAAAGTTGTTGACGTGTTAGACTTTATAGAGGAAAAAGTTCTTTCTATTTTTCCGACAGAATTCTGTCAGAAATATGTCCCTTTAAATATCTATTTAACAGATACTTTGATGGGGTTATATAGTGATTGGAATGGTCATGCTGTGAATAGTAAGTTGATCATTGGGCGAGTGGGAGAACAGTTCGATGAATTAGATAAAGACGAGTTACGTGATGCTTGGATTTCGATATTTGTGGAACGGATGCTTGCTGTTTGGCCTTATCCGACAGATTTTGCGATTATCAGTGATGCCGGGTATAATCCGAGTTCAATTCTAAGTAACGGGACTGTTATCACGTATCAATACGTGGCAGCCACGACGGATATGGTTGCGACATATGCTATATTGAAATTTGGAAGGAGAGGAAAATATAATGCTAATGGGCGCAATATGTACACGACAAGTTATGCACAAGATTTTGGAGATTACGTGGCATTTATTGCTTTCAAGAAACCTTCGGAGAAAGAAACATATTATGCAAAGAATGCAGATGTGAAGAGAAAAGTAGAATTGGTGAAAGAGTACTTCCTTGAGAACTTTGGTATTACGTTACCAGAGGCCACGGAATAA
- a CDS encoding RagB/SusD family nutrient uptake outer membrane protein, with translation MMKAICKYILVVILMTMAISCDDFLETTSQDLIVPKTVEHYKELLQGEGYFKEFLAKSVFALYMTDDVEYFDAVAGGSWGGFGDSNFESYGDSYKWETEIENDVMTDRCYQYLYKQILVANTCISALDEMEGTDAEKKILSGQAHFTRAFGYFLLANFYAQAYNEAQATDPCVPLVLDPTPTMEKFPRATMEEVWGRIKSDVEEAISSLEKANISGIYEINYGAALILGVRVALFMEDFDLVIEYGEKVLKINSSLYDITDKPVSTGTSSPTSSNFQDKFIYPANNPEIMWLYDNGEKESHYDVFYVGGILAGDCISISSAASNSIVSMFDYQIVETEGGNVIEGDKRFTYWIIAPSASYYPYVPIKYDHYNIVGEDYQSSFRTGEVYISLAEAYARKTNPEIDKVLEYLNALRSHRIKPYTSLNSGDFASVDALIKFVWDERRRELCFEEHHRWWDLRRTGQPALSHTWMGGEVYKLKEKDPAYVINFPQLEREFNSALNNARPIRLPE, from the coding sequence ATGATGAAAGCGATATGTAAATATATTTTAGTAGTCATACTAATGACAATGGCGATTAGTTGTGATGACTTCTTGGAGACGACTTCTCAGGATTTGATCGTTCCCAAGACCGTGGAGCATTACAAAGAATTATTACAGGGCGAAGGTTATTTTAAGGAATTCTTGGCAAAAAGTGTTTTTGCATTGTACATGACAGATGATGTCGAGTATTTTGATGCTGTTGCCGGGGGATCATGGGGAGGTTTTGGAGATTCTAACTTTGAAAGTTACGGGGATTCTTATAAGTGGGAAACTGAAATTGAGAATGACGTGATGACAGATCGGTGTTACCAGTATCTCTACAAACAAATTCTGGTGGCGAACACTTGTATAAGTGCGTTGGATGAGATGGAAGGAACAGATGCGGAAAAGAAGATTTTATCGGGACAAGCTCATTTTACTCGTGCTTTTGGATATTTTTTGTTAGCTAATTTTTATGCACAGGCATATAATGAGGCCCAAGCGACAGATCCTTGTGTTCCTTTAGTATTAGACCCGACTCCGACAATGGAAAAATTTCCTCGGGCAACGATGGAAGAAGTATGGGGAAGGATAAAATCAGATGTCGAGGAGGCTATAAGTTCTTTAGAGAAAGCTAATATATCTGGAATATATGAGATTAACTATGGAGCGGCGTTGATATTAGGAGTGCGAGTAGCTTTGTTTATGGAAGATTTTGATCTCGTTATTGAGTATGGTGAAAAAGTTTTGAAAATTAATAGTTCGTTGTATGATATTACGGATAAACCGGTATCGACGGGAACAAGTTCTCCCACCTCATCTAATTTTCAAGATAAATTTATTTATCCGGCTAATAATCCGGAAATAATGTGGCTATATGATAATGGAGAAAAAGAATCTCATTATGATGTTTTCTATGTCGGTGGAATTTTAGCTGGGGATTGTATCAGTATATCTTCTGCTGCTTCTAATTCGATCGTGTCCATGTTTGATTACCAAATTGTTGAAACGGAAGGAGGGAACGTGATTGAAGGAGATAAACGTTTCACGTATTGGATCATAGCTCCTTCTGCAAGTTATTATCCGTATGTACCGATAAAATATGATCATTACAATATTGTTGGGGAAGATTATCAGAGTAGTTTTAGAACAGGGGAAGTATATATCTCTCTTGCAGAGGCGTATGCTCGTAAGACAAATCCGGAAATAGATAAGGTGTTGGAATATTTAAATGCATTGCGGTCTCACCGGATTAAACCTTATACGAGTTTGAATAGCGGTGATTTTGCTTCCGTGGATGCGTTGATAAAATTCGTATGGGATGAGCGTAGAAGGGAACTTTGTTTTGAAGAGCATCATCGGTGGTGGGATTTACGTAGAACTGGACAACCAGCCTTGTCGCATACGTGGATGGGGGGAGAAGTATACAAGTTGAAAGAAAAAGATCCGGCTTATGTGATTAATTTCCCTCAATTGGAGAGAGAATTTAATTCGGCATTAAATAATGCTCGTCCGATAAGACTTCCTGAATAA